Proteins encoded within one genomic window of Setaria italica strain Yugu1 chromosome IV, Setaria_italica_v2.0, whole genome shotgun sequence:
- the LOC101785648 gene encoding B-box zinc finger protein 32, which produces MGRDGGVVWPGAGRSCELCGAPAAVHCAADAAFLCAACDAKVHGANFLASRHRRTRLAPAAARCGAALESSSSEEDGHASAASSCVSTADSASTASAARRRRGGRARAATGRTPGRGAAARRAEAVLECWAKRMGLAPGAARRRAAAAWRALRASGADAVAARVPPRVAMAAALWWEVAAASGGASHGDALRRLEACAHVPVRLVVAVATSLARARARRRTAEEGWDECAWAGPKSNPARS; this is translated from the coding sequence ATGGGACGCGACGGCGGGGTCGTCTGGCCGGGCGCGGGTCGCAGCTGCGAGCTCTGCGGCGCGCCCGCGGCCGTGCACTGCGCAGCGGACGCGGCGTTCCTCTGCGCCGCCTGCGACGCCAAGGTGCACGGCGCCAACTTCCTCGCGTCGCGGCACCGCCGCACGCGCCTcgccccggccgcggcgcggtGCGGCGCCGCGttggagtcgtcgtcgtcggaggaggacgGGCACGCGTCCGCGGCGAGCTCCTGCGTGTCCACGGCCGACTCGGCGTCCACGGCGTCGgccgcgcggcggaggcgcggggggCGAGCACGGGCTGCGACTGGGAGGACGCCGGGgcggggcgcggccgcgcgccgcgccgaggCGGTGCTCGAGTGCTGGGCCAAGCGGATGGGCCTCGCGCCGGGGGCcgcgcgccgtcgcgccgcGGCGGCATGGCGCGCGCTCCGAGCCAgcggcgccgacgccgtcgccgcccgcgtcCCGCCTCgcgtcgccatggccgccgcgctctggtgggaggtggcggcggcgagcggcggtgccAGCCACGGCGATGCGCTGCGGCGGCTGGAGGCGTGCGCGCACGTGCCGGTGaggctggtggtggcggtggccacGTCCCtggcgcgcgcccgcgcccgcaggCGGACCGCGGAGGAGGGCTGGGACGAGTGTGCGTGGGCCGGGCCCAAGTCCAACCCGGCACGTTCCTGa